Genomic segment of Gallus gallus isolate bGalGal1 chromosome 28, bGalGal1.mat.broiler.GRCg7b, whole genome shotgun sequence:
CCACGTGCTGCCTTCTCAGCTCTTCCCTTTTGCCAtccccacctgcagctccatctcccCACTCGAGgtcctgctcccatccctgcagcagtgccGGGCTCTTTGGGGCAGatcctgtggggctgtgggtctgcAAGTTGAGGCCCTGCATCGGGTGGGCTGTTTGCTGCAGGGGTGCTTGGTGAGGGTGGGAGAATGCACGAGGTAGAAGGGAACAGCAGAGCCTGGAGCAGCGTACCCCTGTCCTGGCACTGTGGGTCCCCCAGCATTGCAGCAGAGAcccccacagcactgtgtgccAACCCAGAGTTTGTGCAGTTCTGCTGGAGCCCCGTTcccttttgctgctgtgctctaACCTGGTGAGTCCTGGTCACAGTAAATCACAGAGGGAAATGCAGCAGCAACACTCCTTGCCATGGCAACGGTGGGATTGcatcagggcttttttttttttcttgttcctttttttttttttttctttttttctgaagtgcaaaACTGGATATACAACTCCCTGAGGGACAGTAGTAAGAGAGAAGGGAATATTTTTGTCCTGTGGGCTTTGGGGCTGGAGCTCTGCGTGCAGAACCAGTGCagtgttctgctctgtgctgggaatgGAATGGCtccggggggggtggggggcccCATGCATGGGGAGGGCTCTGTGTGCTCCCCCAGAGAGCCTGGCGGGGGGATCCTGCCTCAcatcccctccttcctcccatttccctcctgccctgtgctcccagcaggaaCAAAGAGTGCAGGGGCTGCTTGGTGTGGGCAGCGGGGAGGGGGCTCTGGGCTTGGAAAGTGCTGTCAGGATGCAGAGTGAACACAGCCATGTGGACATTGTTGTTCCCTCTGCGCTCCCACTGTTGCAGAGCTCCCATaagccagagctgtgctggggctgtgggtgcccatccaGGCTCCTTCCTACCCTCACAGGGGCCGTGTCAGCGTGGCACTGAAGGCTGATGTGCTGTCTTTGGGATGTGAGTATCATTTACACCATGTTTGGTGCTGTAATCCATCACTGGaagctttaaacaaaaatgaatgagaCCAACATGGgcaggagtggggctgcaggatgcaACAGATGTGAGGGTCCCTCTGTCCTTCTGTACTTCATCACCTTGCCGTGTCCTCACTGTGCCAAGGAGTGTTTGGGGACGCTCTGAGCAGGGATGTGCcggtgccagctgctgctgctgcagggaggttGGCTCTGGTGACACACACGTTACATCTCATCACACAATTAGCTGCCTTAACAAGCTGAGAAATCTGCTGGGGgctgcttgcagagctgctcccagtgctgcttttggctgcagccccacagtgcgAGCTGAGCTTTCTCCACTGCGTGGCTCTGAGTGGGGCAGCCTCATGCCTGGGTCAGAGGGAACAAGCAGATCTGGAGCAGGAGAAACccctggagagcagcagatCTGGGGCAACACGGGTGATCTCACCTTGGTTAATGGAGCAGCTCCGGTAATGCCAAAGGAAGGACACCGTCACCATTGTGTCTTCTGCTTTTTGGGGACGAATCGTCTGCCAGGAGAGCCACAAGCCCCAAATACCATTGCATCCCACAGCCCCTGGTCCTGGTGGGGCTGGAATGCACCTGGAGCAGCATAGCGAAACAGCTCCATGCATCAAGGTCACTCTATCCACCCTCATTGCAGAGTGCTGGTGTGAATGTGTCCCTCATTTAATCGGAAGGGCTGAAGgggacagagcacagctgtgagctgggcagagctgcagggtgACCCCACAGAGCCGAGCTCCGCAGGTTACAAAGCTTTGTGCTGTTGCTGTTCTCAGCATCACCATTTCTAACTGTTGCTCCAATGCTTTCCAAGCGTTGGACCTTCACCTTTTCCATCGAAGCACACTGGATGCATTCAATAGATGCACATGACCCCCCCTCTGACCAAGGGctcttccaccacctctccttTGGGCCTCAGCTGCGCTGGGGAGCTCTGGGGAATCCTTTTTAATCCCTGGTGAAGCATTGCTGTTGGTGGCACGGGGCTCTTCCAGCTGCTATAGGAAAGTTGTACTGCAAAGAAACACCAGGGCGGACTCTTATTAAACATTTCAGCGGGAAAGGGGctgagttttgattttttttgttttgtaaacacCATCGTTTCTGCTCGGGAACCACCGCCGCGAGAAGCCAAGGCTGCACGCAGCCCAGGCCCGGGGCCGTCTCCCAGCCAGGCCGCACCGGGACCTCGGGCCGCTGAGCGCTGAGGTGTGAGGGCCTGGCTCCCTCGGACAGCACTGagggccgggccgccccgctgcctccctcagggaagggagagaggacGGCGGCTCGGGGGTCCGTGTCCGCGCAGGCCGCGCTCGCTGCCCAAGATGGCGGCCGCCCCCTCAGGCGCCCCTTTGTCTACAGCCGCCGCATTGCTGCGAAGGGCGCGAAACTGGGGCAGCGTAGCCACGCCCATTCGGCGTGCCGGCCGCcggggggcggggcgcgggAGGCTGGCGGCCAATCGGCGGCTTCcacttccttcctcctcacagGGGCTCGCGCGGCCAACAGGCTCGGCGCCCGCAGCCAATCAGCGCCGCGCTCCACGCCCCACCCTCGCGTGGGAGGAGGTGCCGCCGGGGTTTTGTTCGCGCTGCCTCCTCCCCTCGCTCCTCATGAATATTAACAAGGTGCGGTCCAGTCAGGTGGAGGCGCAGCGGCGGCGCTTTGGTGGCGTCactcgccccgccccgcggtgAGGGCAAATCTGCATATTCATGAGGAGGGCGGGTCCGGGAGCGGGAGTATATAAGCCGCCGCCCCGCCAGCCGCCGCGTTCGTCGCGCTGAGGCTTTGAAGTGTTGTGTGGTTTCTGCGGTTCCGAACGCCGGTAAGCGCCCGCCGACGTGCGGGGCGGGCAGCGGTCGGctgtgggggaggagggggggctCGGAGCGGGGCATCGAGGGCACCGCGTCCCCGAAGCAGGGGGGGTTCGGGCTGTGCCTCGGCCCGGAGTGGGGCCACCGCGTGCCGCCAGGCCCTGTGCGGCTGCGGGGAATGCGGTGCGGCCGCCCGGTCTGTTGGCTGCCGGGAGGAGCGGGCCGGAGGAGCGCTGAGGGGCGCTGAGGGGCGCCTCGGAAACAAAATGGCGACGGGCCTCGGCCGTGCAAAATGGCGGCGGGGGGGAGGAGGGGCGACGGACTGCGCCTGCgccgggggggcggggcgggtgaggggtgggggtcccgcgCCGGGCGGGGGTCGGCGTGGCGGGGGCCCCCCGTGTGGGGGCGCGCATGCGCGCTGCCGGCGGCGCGGCTCCGCGGGCGGTGCGGATCGCCCTCTGCCGGGCGGGAGGACTCGGGCCGGCAtcgcgcggcggcggcggccgcggggatCGGAGCGCGTTCGGCGGCCGCGGGCAGCGCCGGGAGCGTCGGCCGAGGCGTTGGGGAGCGCCGGGCGGAGCTGCTGACCGAAGGCTGGTTGACTTGGCAGGTCACGATGGCATCGGATGAGGGCAAGCTGTTCGTCGGAGGGCTGAGCTTTGACACCAACGAGCAGTCGCTGGAGCAGGTCTTCTCCAAATACGGGCAGATCTCGGAAGGTGAGGGCACGGcgcggggctgcagggctgtgctgggctgtgtagggctgtgctgggctgtgctgcagcggCTGACGGCGGCTGTTCTCTCCTCCAGTGGTGGTGGTGAAAGACAGAGAAACGCAGAGGTCCAGAGGCTTCGGCTTTGTGACGTTTGAAAACATAGACGATGCAAAGGATGCCATGATGGCCATGAATGGGAAGGTAAGGaggttctgcagcagctgggttttttttcccttaagaatcatagaacggcctgggttgcaaaggaccacaatgctcatctcattccaactctcccctgctatgtgcagggtcgccaaccagcagcccaggctgcccagagccacatccagcctggccttgaatgcctgcagggatggggcatccacaaccttcttgggcaaccAAGAAGCAATGGGATAAGCTTGGTCGGTGTGCTTCTCTTGGAAGCCAcgagaaaaaagataaatactGGAATCTTcccaaagaaacagcagaaaaggatACGGAGCAGTGAGGCTTAGTGGGATCCTGCTGTGTTACTGCATTCTGAAAAAGGCTGAAgctataatcatagaatggtttgggctggaaggaacctgATGGTTCATGAAGCTCCAACTCCTCTGCTGCGGGCAGGGCTGTCAACCTCCACATTGAATACGagcccaggctgccctgagccccatccaacctggccttgaacacctccagggatggatgggtcatccacagcctctctgggcagctgttccagcacctcaccaccctcataggaaagaacttccccctgacatccaacctaaatcttccctccttcaacttaaaatcatttccctttgtcttgcTACCCTTTTGAAGAGTTGGCTCCCTTCCTGTTTAaaggctccctttaggtactgaaaggctgcaattaggtcaccctgcagccttcttttcaaGAGTGGCTTTGTAATGGCTTGGGAATGCATCTGTACGTGTAGTCAGCTCAGTTGCAGCATTGCAGAAAGCCTGTACACGCTGGTATCGAAACTCCTCGGTTGCTTCACTGGGAGCAAAGTTGTGTGCCTCTGTGCAGCGTGCATGAGCTGACTTATCTTTCTGGTTGTTAGTCTGTAGATGGCCGTCAGATCAGAGTTGATCAAGCTGGAAAATCATCAGAGAACAGATCCCGAGGCTACAGAGGGGGATCCACTGGGGGCAGGGGCTTCTTCCGTGGGGGCAGAGGTCGGGGCCGTGGCTTCTCCAGAGGTGAGCAGACATTGGGATTGCACTGCTTGGGCTGGGGGTGGTGTCGGTCAGGGTGGTGGAGGAGAAACCATAACGTGGTGTCTGTTCCAGGAGGTGGAGACAGAGGCTACGGCGGGAGCAGATTTGACTCCAGAAGTGGAGGATATAATGGCTCCAGAGACTACTATAATAGCAGGTAATGCTGTTGCAACTGCTAGCTTAGCTTGTTACAGAGCTCTCTGTGCCTGTCGGGCAGCAATGCCAGCGGGCTGCGGGAGCTGCTGAGCAAATATAAAGCGCATGAATGTTTCCAACAGCAGGAGTCAAGGTGGCTATGGAGACAGGTCTTCAGGAGGGTCCTACAGAGACAGCTACGACAGTTACGGTAAGTCCTGGTTCAAATGGGAGCGATGCGTACGTTGCTGTAGGAACTCTCTAAACCTTCTGACCCTGTTGTGAAGGCTGGAAATGCTCTGAGGCTCAGCTTTGGACTGTGCCCCTTTCTGTTCTCGCCCGTAAGAACCAATCCGTCAGGCTTTGGATGTGGTTGTGCCGTTTAAAATTTCTAATTTGTAATGCATGTGTAGGAGTTGCTTGGATCTAAAGGCAAAGCAAGTTTTAAATACGTTCTTGGAGCTTGAGACTAAGCCAAAACTCGGAAGCCCTAACAAACTGGATTCAAGGGTGGGGGAGTTCTCTGACACGGTAGCGCAGTAGCTTCTGGAATAATGCAAGGGAGTAAAATGCTGGAACTTGTCTATGCTTCAGTGCCTTTACAATTGTGCCTGCTTCTTGTCCTCAGCTACACACAACGAGTAAAAATCCTTCCTGACTCAAGATCGTCCTTCCAATGGCTGTATTTATAAAGATTTTTGGAGCTTCGCTGAAATCGTTATTGTGTAGTACATCTACTTGTATTCTCACTTTTGTAGTATTATCAGTTCTAATCTTGTCAAACACAGCCTGACAGCTTCTGACACGAGATGGTCTGATGAGACTTTTCTTTAGGAAAGCTCTGCTTTCGagtgtttttaatctttttttttttgaaagcactTCAGATTTCGTTTCACACTTCATGGTGAGCCaaggtgttgttttttctttttccttttttttttaaagtcgTGAAGTTGGGGCCCCAATTCAGTTCCTTTTGAGATAGAAAGGACCTTTAATTCAACGTTCACGAGAAGCTGAACAAGCTGTggacttttttttaagtgcattaCCTTCGTCTTTTGTAACATTCCTTTAGTGTAGCAAGGTAGGAATGCAGCCTGGGTACAAATTGGAAGGCAAACCACCTTGATATATCTAAAGAGAAACTTGCTTGTATGTTCAACCTGCATAACGGTATTTTTACTGTTGTAATGATGTAAATTACCCAGAAATAGACTTGCAAACTTACCATAAAAGAGGttcttgaaaatgtttatttatattgtCCTTTTTTACTGGAAGAAATATGCATATTCCATTGATATTGTATTTGAAGTGGTAAAGGATTCTTGTATACAGTTTTCTTTGGCTTTACGAAGCCTATTAAAAGACCGTCTGAAATGAACTCTGCTCCTGACATTGACATTTCATTGCACAACACAGTCCTTGAAGACGAACAGTGTGTGTAGAAGATgccagaggagaggagaagactAGCAGTAGTGTAAGAGCAAAGCAGATTGTACCGAACAGTTGCTAGAACTTAATCTGAACCCGCTCTTGACATGTGAATTTACCAACAGTGCTTTCACATAAGAACAGTGCGACTGGTCTCTAGAGGCAAAGCACTGGCAGCACATTGTGTGCCTTTGGGTGTTGGAATGCTTGGTGACAGCTGAGGGAATGCCAGCGTTAGTGAGGGGAAGTGATGTTTCCTTATAATGCTGAAGTATCCTGCGTTGAAAAGCTGTAGTGAAGAATTAGTCCTTTGGTAACTGGAGTGGTTACTGGAGTGTTAATGGTAGGTAAATTGCCGTAATTAGCTAGCTTTGTCATTGCCTTACAAGTTCTAAGAATTCTTTGCTAGCATATGGAAACTGCAGTGtccttggagaaaagaagtgtTGTGCCTCCAACAGAAACCTCTGAGACGAAAGCTGCTCTCTTGGCTAGTTCATATGTGGAAATAGTCCTGTAATTCGAGGTAACTCCTTTTGCTCATGTCCGCATCCTTCCTCTTGTTGAGAGCTCATTTGAAAGCCTAATGTACCTGTGAAATATTCCTTTGGCAATTTTGGTCAACCGATGGACAAATTTTAACCCATGCCGTATGCAACCTTTGGCTTGTGGCACAACTTCAGTTCCACAGATCAGAGTTGGGCATGCAGTCATGTCTTGCTAGTAGGTACGGAAGCAAGATGGGAAACCGAATTCCCTGACTTGATATGTGTTCATCTATTGAGAATCTTCCTAGACTTCATTAAGTTGCTCACTTTAATTGTAGCTTTCTTTGCCATCCTACTTGTTGCCATTAACTTTTTCCCATAGCCCACACTTCCTAAGCAGCCATGTCAAAGTGGTTAACTCTCTGCTTAGGGATCCAATGATACATTGGCTGGCATATCAAAGGCATCAGCCAGCCCTGGAACAGTTTTCCCacactgtgcttctgtgatGTGATGGGTTCAGCGAATGGCTTTGTGAGACCCTCGTATCTGACGTGACCTGtgttgggggaggggggtggcAATGTGAAACCCTCTGTTCGATACCATTATTAATGCACTTCTGCTTTGGCAGGCTGAAGAGAAGATGGACACTGGGCTTGGAAGCTGACTGGGGGTTCTGAGGAAGGGGAGTGGTGCTACCTGGGAAGCAGAACCCAGACCTGAGTTTGCAAACCAGGTAACGTCCCGTTGCAGCCCACCCTTCAACGTGGTGGCGTTTCCTGAACCGAAAGTGGGGCTCTGTTGCTGATTGAAGAGTGCTGTGATGTGGTGGTGTGAAACTTCGGTAGCTGTCGGGTGGAAATGGACGTAACTCAGCCTCTAAAAGCACTGCTTTCGTTTCATTTCAGCAATGAACTGCTGTGGAGAAGACCCAAGAAGGAAGGACAGCATTGACTGCAGTGGAGATGGAGAGCTTTGAGCTGTTGCTGATGTGTATAAGTAAATGGAATGAGCAGGAAAGCCAACGAAGCTAGAATAAAACATTGCaacgtggggaaaaaaaagaatctttgtAGTGCTTCTGTGGGCAAACAGTAGAGAATTCTGGCTGGATGAGTTACcctgtgtgtgcagcacagctgaagctACAAAGAAGGGCTGttgtgagggggggggggggggggaggtggttGGGGTCACCCATCTGTGAGgtcagagcagcaaagcagctgtgtcTGAAGGGGGAAATGGTTGTGATGGGTTTGCAGATCTCCCTGCTTTTATTCCGGGGCTGGGAGTTGTCAGGTAGTGCTGTTGGAGGTGGTGGGAGAGGTGGAATGAGGGGCGCgttgtgctgagctgtgctgctgttagGAGCTGCACGTGGGTGGTGGGCTCTGCAAGCAGCTGTAAAGGCTCTGTGAGCCGTaaggagatgctgctgcaggctgacaGCTGTGCTTGGGGTGCTGGGAAGAGAAAGCACCAACTGagggcagtgtgtgctgtgcagagctctgctctgagtcACCTTTTGGCAACCATACATTGCAGAGGGTTTTCGGAGCACGGCAGCTCTTCCAGGGTGGGTCGAGAACCAAACTGGTTTGTGCCAATCCATGCTGGGAGCTGCGCTGCTGGGAACGGGGCGCAGTGATGGCTGCTCATCACTGAATCCCAACGGCTGCCGAAGTCCTTAACAGCTCAGCATCCCGAGGGTGGGCTGCTGCGGTGCCAAAGCATTGCTGTGTGCCCACGAGGAGCTGCTGCGGTGCCAAAGCATTGCTGTGTGCCCACGAGGGGCTGCTGCGGTGCCAAAGCATTGCTGTGTGCCCACGAGGAGCTGCTGCGGTGCCATAGCATTGCTGTGTGCCCACGAGGAGCTGCTGCGGTGCCATAGCATTGCTGTGTGCCCACGAGGGGCTGCTGCGGTGCAATCCCCGCTGTTAGGAGTGAACGGGAAGCTGCCCGAGCTCAAAAAGTCGTGGGCCACCAACGGGAGGGTGCGGTGTTGGGTGACTTTCTTTGCCTTTGGAATAGAACGGCTGATGAATGCGGCGCTGCCGTCTCGTTGGCTGATGGTGCCGACTGTGGTCGAAGCGCTGCCGCGTTTTTAACGGGGTGGGGTTGGAGCACGGGGGTGTTATTggcagagggatgggggggggggggggggaatggagggCTCGGTGCTccgctgctgctctgctcctcgtGCTCGAAGGACGCCTTTAAGTGCCTTATTctgcctttttcccccctttttaaACCTTTTTCCAATTATCCGAACGATCGGAGTTCAAAAGAAGGAACTGCCGgtgctttggggggggggagggggtgtaGCGATTCCTTCCTCGCACCGCTGACGGTTCCGTGCGTTCCTGGAGGCGATATTAAACGCGAAACGGGGAGAGTGAAGAAAGCTTTGCTGATGGAAATGAGCGGCCCGTGGCGTAACACCGCGCGTTATCGGAACGACCCGACGTTCCTCAATGGGGCGCTTCAACGCCACGGGAATCACCGCGGGCTCCAAAGCGGCCCTTCGCTTGGAGGCAGTAACGATATAACGGTCCGCCGTTGGGTTCGGGCGGCCACAGCTGACGGCACGGCagcccccgacccccccccacccctcctagGGGGGCTCAGCGGGCAGCAACCCGCGGGGCCGCCCCACATCGGGGTCGGAATGGCTCTCATTTCCCCGACGGGACGGCAGATGGGACCGGGATGGGGGGCAGCGCGGCCACGGGGAGCGCAGCGCGGGGTTCGGTTGGGCGCTGAGCGGCGCTCCGGGGGTGCGGAGGGGCTCTCGGTGCGGAGCGGCGGAACGGCGCAGCCCCGGAACGCCGCGCTCAGCTCCgcccgcgcccggccccgctctgcGCGCACCTTCCTGCGCCGGGACCGCCGCTCCGTGCCGGCCATGCTGCGCCCGCAGCCCCTCTgcgttctgctgctgctgctgcacggcGGCCGCGCCGCGTCTCCCAACAACGGCACGGAGACCCCGCGGGCGGCGGAGGGGAACGGGACGCGGACGGGCGCGGGGCTGCTGCCCGCATCGGGGCTGCCGGTGCTGCGGCGCGCCGTGTTCGTGGTCAGCGCTCTGTCGGCGTTGGCCGCGCTCTACTTCGTGCTGAGGACGTTCCGGTGAGTGCGGGGTCCGTGTGACCCCCCGTGtccctccccccaaccccccgcccccaccccgcTCCCTCCTTCCTCCGTCACGGCGCTGCCCCGCACCACTTCCCCATCCCGGCAGAACCGCCCCCTCCGTGCCGCTCGTCACGACCGCTAACAATCAATTAACGACCGCTAACAATTAATGACCGCTACCGATGAACCCTCCCCCCCGCAGCTCCCGGCCCGACGGACGCAGACGCGAACCCAGCGCCGCTTTCAGGTGGAAGAAACCGCAGCGGAAGAAGTACGGTCTGCTGAGCAGCTCCGATGAACGCGTGGAGATGGCATCTCTGGACAGCGATGAGGACACCGTGTTTGAGACGCAGAACCTGAGGCGGTGAGCGGCGTCCCCGCCCCTCGTGTCCCCTAGGGAAGCGCCCACGCTGCCCCCAGAGGGGCACGGAGTGAACCTCAGCTTCACATCGCCTCCCTTCGCTGTCACACCGAGAGCCCCGTGTCCCTCTTGCTGCGTGCTCTGGGGACAGACCCGCACggccctgcagggcaggaggagctgctgtggctcccagcacagtgctgggcacaCATTGCTGCCCGCGGGGCTGCGTGCCCTCATTCCCTGCATCACACAGCTTGGCTTGTCCGGAGCTGAGGGTTGGTGTCCCCATGAGCACAGCTCGTCTGAGCACAGCggtgcaggcagtgctg
This window contains:
- the RBM3 gene encoding cold-inducible RNA-binding protein isoform X1, producing MASDEGKLFVGGLSFDTNEQSLEQVFSKYGQISEVVVVKDRETQRSRGFGFVTFENIDDAKDAMMAMNGKSVDGRQIRVDQAGKSSENRSRGYRGGSTGGRGFFRGGRGRGRGFSRGGGDRGYGGSRFDSRSGGYNGSRDYYNSSRSQGGYGDRSSGGSYRDSYDSYGKSWFKWERCVRCCRNSLNLLTLL
- the RBM3 gene encoding cold-inducible RNA-binding protein isoform X2, with the translated sequence MASDEGKLFVGGLSFDTNEQSLEQVFSKYGQISEVVVVKDRETQRSRGFGFVTFENIDDAKDAMMAMNGKSVDGRQIRVDQAGKSSENRSRGYRGGSTGGRGFFRGGRGRGRGFSRGGGDRGYGGSRFDSRSGGYNGSRDYYNSSRSQGGYGDRSSGGSYRDSYDSYATHNE
- the RBM3 gene encoding cold-inducible RNA-binding protein, with product MASDEGKLFVGGLSFDTNEQSLEQVFSKYGQISEVVVVKDRETQRSRGFGFVTFENIDDAKDAMMAMNGKSVDGRQIRVDQAGKSSENRSRGYRGGSTGGRGFFRGGRGRGRGFSRGGGDRGYGGSRFDSRSGGYNGSRDYYNSRSQGGYGDRSSGGSYRDSYDSYGKSWFKWERCVRCCRNSLNLLTLL
- the RBM3 gene encoding cold-inducible RNA-binding protein isoform X3; this encodes MASDEGKLFVGGLSFDTNEQSLEQVFSKYGQISEVVVVKDRETQRSRGFGFVTFENIDDAKDAMMAMNGKSVDGRQIRVDQAGKSSENRSRGYRGGSTGGRGFFRGGRGRGRGFSRGGGDRGYGGSRFDSRSGGYNGSRDYYNSRSQGGYGDRSSGGSYRDSYDSYATHNE
- the C19orf24 gene encoding protein FAM174C isoform X1, whose protein sequence is MEMSGPWRNTARYRNDPTFLNGALQRHGNHRGLQSGPSLGGSNDITVRRWVRAATADGTAAPDPPPPLLGGLSGQQPAGPPHIGVGMALISPTGRQMGPGWGAARPRGAQRGVRLGAERRSGGAEGLSVRSGGTAQPRNAALSSARARPRSARTFLRRDRRSVPAMLRPQPLCVLLLLLHGGRAASPNNGTETPRAAEGNGTRTGAGLLPASGLPVLRRAVFVVSALSALAALYFVLRTFRSRPDGRRREPSAAFRWKKPQRKKYGLLSSSDERVEMASLDSDEDTVFETQNLRR